Proteins encoded in a region of the Pyxidicoccus trucidator genome:
- a CDS encoding endo-1,3-alpha-glucanase family glycosylhydrolase — translation MQPAFHHLERDAQRRRSALWGLLAGLSAALLSCGVGEGESTEGTLTSHAGLADGYNLVVTGVSPTTTAPGSTVIFSATLKNTGTVATPAGVIHGVSFWVNGTQVSWSDTHTTSIAPGASVTLSANHGPTGTREWTAPGTAGTHTLLAHVDDINRLKAETDESDNQYDTPLSVTAATCSDRVQNGTETGVDCGPDCGPCEWPFTAVSRTALRQSARKVYAHWHYYPVSLDNYNPTSNDYYERNYIAVNGEGGAHAAYGGMMRERPLPRLTRPETDWRLRDAKDEIELAARIGIDGFYLNLWTDSDVNNGAVWTRAKTVVDAASQAGGFDIVPNFDLTILNTGSTSGDQDMMIRILGQLKGYSALLRRPDGKYVVGLFNPAAQGRTAAFHATFKQRASTELGMSLYLVPVFLGTGSTALFEEYKTVADAYAGWGTAVPITTAGYSGGLKTKAAGYGKPWIHPMSSQDYRPKDKAFWEAKNSQTLRSIWENVIADGMDQVQIVTWNDQHEHHNIRPSTGKQWPAYDMTAYYIQWFKTGTRPTLERDVLYYNHRIHHQSLVPTKQTSANLAGCRAGCPATNEVELVGFLKSAGRLEITQGATTYGEDETAGGVQVVKTAMTVGTPTFRLKRAGATVVQFQSMHGIVGSIDYQDLLYRAGSSSRATLPSCAVSCANGEARCRMCPGEPMWLKR, via the coding sequence ATGCAACCGGCGTTTCACCATCTGGAGAGAGACGCACAGCGCAGGCGCAGTGCGCTGTGGGGACTGCTCGCGGGCCTGTCGGCCGCATTGCTGAGCTGTGGAGTGGGGGAGGGCGAGTCGACTGAAGGCACCCTGACCTCACACGCCGGACTCGCGGACGGCTACAACCTCGTCGTCACGGGTGTGAGCCCGACCACCACGGCCCCGGGCAGTACCGTCATCTTCAGCGCGACACTCAAGAACACGGGGACGGTCGCGACTCCGGCAGGCGTCATCCATGGCGTCTCGTTCTGGGTGAACGGCACCCAGGTGTCGTGGTCGGATACACACACGACCTCCATCGCTCCCGGCGCAAGCGTCACGCTCAGCGCCAACCATGGCCCGACGGGAACCCGGGAGTGGACCGCGCCGGGCACCGCTGGCACGCACACGCTCCTCGCGCACGTCGACGACATCAACCGCCTGAAGGCCGAGACCGACGAGAGCGATAATCAGTACGACACTCCGCTGAGCGTAACGGCCGCGACCTGCTCGGACCGGGTCCAGAATGGGACCGAGACGGGCGTCGATTGCGGTCCCGACTGCGGTCCGTGTGAGTGGCCATTCACCGCGGTCTCCCGGACGGCGCTCCGGCAGTCGGCGAGGAAGGTCTATGCGCACTGGCACTACTATCCGGTGTCGCTCGACAACTACAACCCGACGTCCAATGACTACTACGAGCGCAACTACATCGCCGTCAACGGCGAGGGTGGAGCGCACGCGGCGTATGGCGGCATGATGCGAGAGCGCCCGCTTCCGAGGCTGACGCGACCGGAGACGGATTGGCGGCTGCGCGACGCGAAGGACGAAATCGAGCTCGCCGCGAGAATCGGCATCGATGGCTTCTATCTGAACCTGTGGACCGACAGCGACGTGAACAACGGCGCCGTGTGGACCCGGGCGAAGACCGTCGTCGACGCGGCCTCCCAGGCCGGTGGCTTCGACATCGTTCCCAACTTCGACCTGACGATTCTCAATACGGGAAGCACGTCGGGGGACCAGGACATGATGATTCGCATCCTGGGGCAGTTGAAGGGCTATTCAGCGCTCCTGCGACGCCCCGATGGGAAGTATGTCGTGGGCCTGTTCAATCCCGCCGCACAGGGCCGGACGGCTGCTTTCCACGCCACCTTCAAGCAGCGCGCTTCGACTGAGCTGGGCATGAGCCTGTATCTGGTGCCTGTCTTCCTCGGGACGGGAAGTACGGCGCTCTTCGAGGAGTACAAGACGGTCGCCGACGCCTACGCGGGATGGGGGACCGCCGTCCCCATCACCACGGCCGGGTACTCGGGAGGCCTGAAGACGAAGGCGGCCGGGTATGGGAAGCCGTGGATCCACCCGATGAGCAGTCAGGACTACCGGCCCAAGGACAAGGCCTTCTGGGAGGCGAAGAACTCACAGACGCTTCGCTCCATCTGGGAGAACGTGATTGCCGACGGCATGGACCAGGTTCAAATCGTGACCTGGAATGACCAGCACGAGCACCACAACATCCGGCCCTCGACTGGCAAGCAGTGGCCCGCGTACGACATGACCGCGTATTACATCCAGTGGTTCAAGACCGGCACCCGGCCGACCCTCGAGCGCGACGTGTTGTATTACAACCACCGTATCCACCATCAGTCCCTGGTGCCCACGAAACAGACCTCGGCGAATCTCGCGGGCTGCCGGGCGGGGTGCCCGGCGACGAACGAGGTTGAGTTGGTGGGCTTCCTGAAGTCCGCGGGCCGGCTCGAAATCACCCAGGGCGCGACGACCTACGGTGAGGACGAGACGGCGGGCGGTGTGCAGGTCGTCAAGACGGCGATGACGGTGGGCACTCCGACCTTCAGGCTGAAGCGCGCGGGAGCCACCGTCGTGCAGTTCCAGAGCATGCACGGAATCGTCGGCTCCATCGACTACCAGGACTTGCTGTACCGGGCCGGGAGTTCGAGCCGCGCAACGCTCCCGTCGTGCGCGGTCTCCTGTGCGAATGGTGAAGCCCGCTGCCGGATGTGCCCTGGCGAACCGATGTGGCTGAAGCGCTGA
- a CDS encoding DUF3592 domain-containing protein, producing the protein MVTSRTWEHQPIRNRTTTERLGAITYRFVFNGVSYTAERFTVDGTSARDAERLVPGQRVTAYVPPEHPERAVLAPGMPLVKVIIGGALALTFLVLSVLYGLTTLAKILGLDSWPFTFKARARGRS; encoded by the coding sequence ATCGTCACATCCCGCACCTGGGAGCATCAGCCCATCCGGAATCGGACGACGACCGAGCGACTGGGAGCAATCACCTACCGCTTCGTCTTCAACGGCGTCAGCTATACGGCGGAGCGCTTCACCGTGGACGGAACGAGCGCCCGAGACGCAGAGCGCCTCGTTCCGGGCCAGCGAGTCACCGCCTACGTGCCGCCGGAACACCCCGAGCGCGCGGTGCTCGCTCCCGGCATGCCCCTCGTCAAGGTCATCATCGGTGGAGCCCTGGCCCTGACCTTCCTGGTGTTGTCGGTGCTGTACGGGCTCACCACCCTCGCCAAGATTCTCGGCTTGGACTCGTGGCCCTTCACATTCAAGGCCCGGGCGCGCGGCCGTTCATGA
- a CDS encoding matrixin family metalloprotease — translation MKKSRTLVRAALAMSIVCGGCDAAPDEAAGEPVTTTAGRTVTFEEFLGTVHQEADGVYVYDGDMSAYSIGELRQAWERMYPPNGALTAFPYNAYADDVWPDNKKLNITYCISNNFNNNKQAVINAMSVAGAAWAAKALVNFVYVPSQDANCTSANTNVEFDVNYATSTTTLARALPPSTPRELRTLTIYSVAFNPGTGWPLSGLLMHELGHALGFSHEFSQAGSSCTESGGGRPITPYDSGSIMMYPHCGGTNTSALSQSDMEGATQQYGSRVWTNAVSPGGCGHLPAGKGLDRGQTLWSCDSRFYLQHALDGNLRLYKVTYSPTGSSHTAIWSSGTANQAGYGTYMQTDGNLVIYTGLGRYIWHTNTYGNPGSSLAVQNDGNVVIYSPSGQPLWSTGTGGQ, via the coding sequence ATGAAGAAGTCCAGGACCCTTGTACGCGCCGCACTGGCGATGAGCATTGTCTGCGGCGGCTGCGACGCGGCACCCGATGAGGCGGCTGGCGAGCCGGTCACCACCACCGCCGGACGGACCGTCACGTTCGAGGAGTTCCTCGGCACCGTCCACCAGGAAGCGGATGGCGTGTACGTCTACGACGGTGACATGTCTGCGTATAGCATCGGTGAGCTGCGGCAGGCCTGGGAGCGCATGTATCCGCCGAACGGCGCCCTCACCGCCTTCCCGTACAACGCGTACGCCGACGATGTCTGGCCAGACAACAAGAAGCTCAATATTACCTATTGCATCAGCAACAACTTCAACAACAACAAGCAGGCCGTCATCAACGCCATGAGCGTCGCTGGCGCCGCCTGGGCCGCGAAGGCGCTCGTCAACTTCGTCTACGTCCCGAGCCAGGACGCCAACTGCACCAGCGCGAACACCAACGTTGAATTCGACGTCAACTACGCCACCAGCACGACAACCCTTGCCCGGGCGCTCCCTCCCTCCACGCCGCGTGAGCTTCGCACGCTCACCATCTACAGCGTGGCGTTCAACCCCGGCACCGGCTGGCCGCTGTCAGGCCTCCTGATGCACGAGCTGGGTCATGCGCTCGGATTCAGCCACGAGTTCAGCCAGGCCGGCTCCTCGTGCACGGAGAGCGGAGGGGGACGGCCCATCACTCCCTACGATAGCGGCTCCATCATGATGTACCCCCATTGCGGCGGGACCAACACCTCGGCCCTGTCTCAAAGCGACATGGAGGGAGCCACCCAGCAGTACGGCAGCCGCGTCTGGACGAACGCGGTTTCTCCGGGGGGCTGCGGCCATCTTCCCGCCGGCAAGGGCCTCGACCGGGGTCAAACTCTCTGGTCGTGCGACTCCCGCTTCTATCTCCAACACGCGCTGGACGGGAACCTTCGCCTCTACAAGGTGACCTACTCGCCTACCGGCTCCTCCCATACCGCCATCTGGTCGTCTGGAACCGCGAACCAGGCGGGCTACGGCACGTACATGCAGACCGATGGCAACCTCGTCATCTATACGGGCCTCGGCCGGTATATCTGGCACACCAATACGTATGGCAACCCGGGCTCCAGCCTGGCGGTCCAGAACGACGGCAACGTGGTCATCTACTCGCCGTCGGGGCAGCCGCTGTGGAGCACCGGCACGGGAGGCCAATAG
- a CDS encoding CHAT domain-containing tetratricopeptide repeat protein produces MRQVLVWMAVVALCCAAKAAAGENPPDARLQEAQTAYDKAITLEKAGKYAEAVAQGEHARVLREAVLGASHPDVASCLDLLGGLQQTQGNFARAEPLLQRGLTLREAALGKNHPDVATSLNSLANLYDAQGLYGRAEPLFERALAIGEAAPGKNPPSIATSLNGLANIYRAQGLYGRAEPLFERALAIGEGALGKNHPDVANSLNDLAGLYHSQGLYGRAEPLRERALAIWEEAFGKNHPYVAIALNNLANLYVAQHLYSRAEPLYERGLAILEEALGKSHPYVANSLNNLANVYAAQGLHGRAEPLFERALAINEATLGKNHPSIATSLNNLANRYREQGLYGRAEPLVERALAIWEAALGKNHPYVAVSLNHLALLKVGQKRLGAAVPLFTRAFAMSEQRLRKEALGFSEARLASFLQLLRTDEELLYALLRAHPENASIRRMALSATLLLKGRSVEETADIYRAVYQRLGAQERETFERLRGLRTQLASRSLQGPGSLPLTAHQQQLKALASQGDALEADLARQSAPLRALAALPSPADIVGRVAQALPRDGALIEFITYQDRPFARGPGVPEPHLRYLALVLFPDASIRTLDLGPAEPIDSAASRLRDALANREATFQAQAQALHQLAFQPLLPLLGKARRLFLSPDGQLALVPFAALHDGERFLVEAFDFTYLTSGKELLPRPQQPVPASSVVVLADPDFSAPPQAPARSKEEAPAPAERSTSVDRFFSTRREELAQRDWNLVPLPGSRQEAEAIKRLLPQAQLFLGPEATKQRLLQVPTPGILHLATHGFFLDDAPASTNTRAVGSFGALGEAPLAPRPSDPLLRSGLLFAGANAPAPSASGAPQSPPDSALATALELAGLNLWGTQLVVLSACDTARGDVKPGQGVYGLRRALVLAGAETVVMGLWKVNDDTTRHLMEAYYQRLLAGQGRATALREAMLWLRATQPHPHYWAPFIALGRDAPLHGLEPKP; encoded by the coding sequence ATGCGACAGGTTCTCGTGTGGATGGCAGTGGTGGCCCTGTGCTGTGCAGCAAAAGCGGCGGCCGGGGAGAACCCGCCGGATGCACGGCTGCAGGAAGCGCAGACGGCCTATGACAAAGCGATAACACTCGAAAAGGCGGGCAAGTACGCCGAGGCTGTGGCGCAGGGTGAACATGCGCGCGTGCTGCGGGAGGCGGTGCTCGGGGCCTCGCATCCAGACGTCGCCAGCTGTCTGGACCTGCTCGGTGGGTTGCAGCAAACCCAGGGGAACTTCGCCCGAGCCGAGCCACTGCTTCAACGCGGGCTCACCCTTCGGGAAGCGGCGCTCGGCAAGAACCATCCCGACGTCGCCACCTCGCTCAACAGCCTCGCCAACCTCTACGATGCTCAGGGGTTGTACGGCCGGGCCGAGCCGCTCTTCGAGCGCGCGCTCGCCATTGGCGAAGCGGCCCCCGGCAAGAACCCTCCCAGCATCGCCACCTCGCTCAACGGCCTCGCCAACATCTACCGTGCGCAGGGGTTGTACGGCCGGGCCGAGCCGCTCTTCGAGCGCGCGCTCGCCATTGGCGAAGGGGCCCTCGGCAAGAACCATCCCGACGTCGCCAACTCGCTCAACGACCTCGCCGGCCTCTACCATTCCCAGGGGCTGTACGGCCGGGCCGAACCGCTCCGCGAGCGCGCGCTCGCCATTTGGGAGGAGGCCTTCGGCAAGAACCATCCCTACGTCGCCATCGCGCTCAACAACCTCGCCAACCTCTACGTGGCCCAGCACCTGTACAGCCGGGCCGAGCCGCTCTACGAGCGTGGGCTCGCCATTTTGGAGGAGGCGCTGGGCAAGAGCCACCCCTACGTCGCCAACTCGCTCAACAACCTCGCCAACGTCTACGCTGCGCAGGGGTTGCACGGCCGGGCCGAGCCGCTCTTCGAGCGCGCGCTCGCCATCAACGAAGCGACCCTCGGCAAGAACCATCCCAGCATCGCCACCTCGCTCAACAACCTTGCCAATCGCTACCGTGAGCAGGGGTTGTACGGCCGGGCCGAGCCGCTCGTCGAGCGCGCACTCGCCATTTGGGAAGCGGCCCTTGGCAAGAACCATCCCTACGTCGCCGTCTCACTCAACCACCTCGCCCTGCTCAAGGTGGGCCAGAAGCGCCTCGGCGCGGCCGTCCCGCTGTTCACGCGCGCCTTCGCCATGTCCGAGCAGCGCCTGCGCAAGGAGGCACTCGGCTTCTCCGAGGCGCGCCTGGCCAGCTTCCTCCAGCTTTTGCGGACCGACGAGGAGCTGCTCTATGCGCTGCTGCGCGCACACCCCGAAAACGCCAGCATCAGGCGCATGGCCCTGTCTGCCACCCTGCTGCTCAAAGGCCGCTCCGTCGAGGAGACGGCGGACATCTACCGTGCTGTCTACCAGCGCCTGGGCGCCCAGGAGCGCGAAACCTTCGAGCGGTTGCGCGGGCTGCGCACCCAGCTGGCGAGTCGCTCGCTCCAGGGCCCTGGCTCGCTCCCATTGACTGCCCACCAACAACAGCTCAAAGCGCTTGCCTCGCAGGGGGATGCCCTCGAAGCCGACCTCGCCAGGCAATCCGCCCCCCTGCGCGCGCTGGCCGCGCTGCCGTCTCCCGCTGACATCGTCGGCCGGGTCGCCCAGGCCCTGCCCAGGGACGGTGCCCTCATCGAGTTCATCACCTATCAGGACCGTCCATTCGCGCGCGGGCCCGGCGTCCCAGAGCCCCACCTCCGCTACCTGGCGCTGGTGCTCTTCCCGGACGCCAGCATTCGCACCCTCGACCTGGGCCCCGCCGAACCCATCGACTCCGCCGCCTCGCGCCTACGAGACGCCCTGGCCAACCGCGAGGCCACCTTCCAGGCTCAGGCCCAGGCACTCCATCAGCTCGCTTTTCAACCCCTGCTTCCACTGCTGGGCAAGGCCCGCCGCCTCTTCCTCTCGCCGGATGGACAGCTGGCCCTGGTGCCCTTCGCCGCCCTGCACGACGGCGAGCGCTTCCTCGTGGAGGCCTTCGACTTCACCTACCTCACCTCCGGCAAGGAGCTGCTGCCTCGCCCCCAGCAGCCTGTCCCCGCTTCCTCTGTCGTCGTCCTGGCCGACCCTGACTTCAGCGCCCCACCCCAGGCACCCGCGCGCTCCAAGGAAGAGGCTCCCGCGCCAGCCGAGCGCTCCACCTCCGTTGATCGCTTCTTCTCCACGCGGCGTGAGGAGCTGGCGCAGCGGGACTGGAACCTCGTCCCCCTGCCAGGCTCCCGCCAGGAGGCCGAGGCCATCAAGCGCCTGCTGCCCCAGGCCCAGCTCTTCCTGGGCCCGGAGGCCACCAAACAGCGGCTGCTGCAAGTGCCCACCCCCGGCATCCTCCACCTGGCAACGCATGGCTTCTTTCTGGATGACGCCCCGGCTTCTACGAATACCCGCGCCGTCGGCAGCTTCGGTGCGCTGGGCGAGGCCCCTCTTGCTCCACGCCCCTCGGACCCGCTGCTGCGCTCCGGCCTGCTCTTCGCGGGGGCGAATGCGCCGGCGCCCTCCGCCTCCGGCGCGCCCCAGTCCCCGCCCGACAGCGCGCTGGCGACGGCGCTGGAACTGGCGGGCCTCAACCTGTGGGGCACCCAACTGGTAGTGCTATCCGCCTGCGACACCGCCCGGGGCGACGTAAAGCCAGGCCAGGGCGTCTACGGGCTGCGCCGCGCGCTCGTGCTGGCGGGGGCCGAGACGGTGGTGATGGGGCTGTGGAAGGTGAACGACGACACCACCCGGCACTTGATGGAGGCCTACTACCAGAGACTGCTCGCGGGTCAGGGCCGCGCCACCGCCCTGCGCGAGGCCATGCTCTGGTTGCGGGCCACCCAGCCCCACCCGCACTACTGGGCTCCCTTCATCGCGCTGGGCCGAGACGCTCCGCTGCACGGGCTGGAGCCGAAGCCATAG
- a CDS encoding serine/threonine protein kinase encodes MASDYLDPASLPSGTRLGPWQLLEQRGRGAYGVVYRAVLAEQQAAHVVALKLALYPGNARFAREAELLSRVHHPAVPRLLDSGHWQPHEGVSYAWLVMEWVEGVSLYDWAQAQRPSSRQVLQLLARLARALDATHSAGGLHRDVKGDNVRVRRADGQAFLMDFGSGHHLGASTLTSQLFPPGTPSYRSPEAWRFVFGPRKPPPVPYAPGPADDLFALGVTAYRLVTGKYPPSAHPWEKAEAWLWRTEELAHWTARVCNPHCIPELSALVSRMLSPRPEARGSAREVAEALEQAARNAGREADAPLFTGEEPRPAGLFPLPQRVTVRRPPPMRRWPWFAAAGFAGALALSAGGLRSVSPPEEPTTSHLAQQEETKDAGTVAVGDSVLTAPVAPERAPSVWPSIAVDVPPKPFPGQRRPDGYGRCPGKVQVAINGGCWTKLPVDLKDCADSGGVEYRGACYFPFMTRQRPATSGPAARDGGP; translated from the coding sequence ATGGCGTCTGATTACCTCGATCCGGCAAGCCTGCCCTCGGGGACGCGACTCGGCCCGTGGCAGCTGCTGGAGCAGCGCGGCCGGGGCGCCTACGGCGTCGTCTACCGCGCCGTGCTCGCAGAGCAGCAGGCCGCGCACGTCGTGGCCCTCAAGCTGGCCCTCTACCCAGGGAATGCGCGCTTCGCGCGCGAGGCCGAGCTGCTCTCCCGCGTCCACCACCCCGCCGTCCCACGCCTCCTGGACAGTGGCCACTGGCAGCCCCACGAGGGCGTCTCCTACGCCTGGCTCGTCATGGAGTGGGTCGAAGGCGTTTCCCTCTATGACTGGGCCCAGGCACAGCGCCCGTCTTCGCGGCAGGTGCTTCAGCTTCTGGCCCGGCTGGCCCGCGCCCTGGACGCCACCCATTCGGCCGGAGGCCTCCACCGCGATGTGAAGGGTGACAACGTCCGCGTCCGCCGCGCGGACGGCCAGGCCTTCCTCATGGACTTCGGCTCAGGACACCACCTGGGCGCCTCCACCCTCACCTCTCAGCTCTTTCCTCCCGGAACCCCGTCCTACCGCTCGCCCGAGGCGTGGCGCTTCGTCTTCGGCCCCCGAAAGCCCCCGCCCGTCCCCTATGCCCCGGGGCCCGCGGATGACCTCTTCGCCCTGGGTGTCACCGCCTATCGCCTCGTCACCGGGAAGTACCCTCCGTCCGCGCACCCCTGGGAGAAGGCGGAGGCCTGGCTCTGGCGCACCGAGGAGCTGGCGCACTGGACGGCGCGAGTCTGCAACCCCCACTGCATTCCGGAGCTCAGCGCCCTGGTGTCCCGGATGCTCTCGCCCCGCCCCGAGGCGCGAGGCAGCGCGCGGGAGGTGGCGGAAGCGCTCGAGCAGGCCGCGCGCAACGCGGGACGTGAGGCGGATGCGCCGCTCTTCACGGGAGAAGAGCCTCGGCCCGCGGGCCTCTTTCCCCTCCCCCAGCGCGTCACGGTGCGGCGCCCTCCTCCCATGCGCAGGTGGCCCTGGTTCGCCGCCGCCGGCTTCGCAGGCGCACTGGCGCTGAGCGCCGGGGGGCTGCGGAGCGTGAGCCCCCCCGAGGAGCCCACGACGTCGCACCTCGCGCAGCAGGAAGAGACGAAGGATGCCGGCACCGTGGCCGTCGGGGACTCCGTCCTGACGGCGCCGGTGGCTCCCGAGCGAGCCCCCTCCGTGTGGCCCTCCATCGCGGTAGACGTGCCACCGAAACCCTTCCCAGGGCAGCGGCGCCCGGACGGCTACGGCCGCTGTCCCGGCAAGGTGCAGGTCGCCATCAACGGCGGTTGTTGGACGAAGCTGCCCGTGGACCTGAAGGACTGTGCTGATTCGGGCGGCGTTGAATACAGGGGCGCGTGCTACTTCCCCTTCATGACTCGGCAACGCCCTGCCACCTCGGGCCCCGCGGCTCGAGACGGCGGTCCATAG